In Aquincola tertiaricarbonis, the genomic stretch AGCATGTCGCCGGTGTCCAGGCCGGCGTCCATCTGCATGATGGTGATGCCGGTGTCGGCGTCACCCGCCTCGATGGCGCGGTGGATCGGCGCCGCGCCGCGCCAGCGCGGCAGCAGCGAGGCATGGATGTTCAGGCAGCCCAGGCGCGGCAGGTCGAGCACCCATTGCGGCAGGATGAGGCCATAGGCCGCCACCACCAGCACGTCCAGCGCGGCGTCGCGCAGCGCCTGCTCGCCCATGCGGGCTTCGTCGGGGTATTTGCCGTCCAGCTTCAGGCTGCGGGGCTGGGCCACGGGCATGGCGTGGGCCAGCGCGTACTGCTTGACGGGCGAAGCCTGCAGCTTCATGCCGCGGCCGGCCGGGCGGTCGGGTTGGGTAAGCACCAGCGGCACGCTGAAACCCGCCTCGTGCAGCCGGGCCAGTGCCGCCTGCGCGAATTCGGGCGTGCCGGCAAAGCCGACGCGCAAGGTCGCGCCGGTCACCGCTCCTCTTCCCGCGTCTTCTTGAGCATCTTGCTCTTGATGCGGTTGCGCTTGAGGGGGCTGAGGTACTCGACGAACACCTTGCCCATCAGGTGGTCCATCTCGTGCTGCACGCACACGGCGGTCAGGCCCTCGGCCTCGAATTCATACGGCTGGCCGTCGCGGCCCAGCGCCCGCACCTTCACGCGGGCATGGCGCTCCACCTTGTCGTAGATGCTGGGCACCGACAGGCAGCCTTCGTCGCCCACCATCATCTCGGCGCTGCGCTCGATGATCTCGGGGTTGATCAGCACCCGCGGCTGGTCGTGCGTCTCGGAGGTGTCCATCACGATCACCCGCTCGTGCACGTCCACCTGGGTGGCGGCCAGGCCCACGCCGTCCGAGGCGCGCATCGTCTCCAGCATGTCGTCGGCCAGCTGGCGGATGCGGTCGTCCACCTCCTTGACCGGCTTGGCGACGGTATGCAGGCGGGGATCGGGGTAGCGAAGGATGGGAAGCAAGGCCATGGAAGGGGTGCGTGATCGCCGGGTGGCGCAGCCCGGTGCGGCTGCTTTGCGCAAGGTGCCACAAATGGGCACTTTCGTTGCGATATCAAGGGTCTATGGGCACAATCTGCGGCAACATGTGAGCATTTCCGCGGCCCGGTCAAGGCCACGTTCGCTGGTGCAGTCGCAGACCGTTCGGCAACCCGTGATTTTGCACCGTCGGTTTCGGTCGTGATGCAAGTCCCCGGAGATCCCCCTTCATGATTCGTCGCTCCCTGCGCCCGCGTCCTGCCGGCCCTCTTGC encodes the following:
- the def gene encoding peptide deformylase: MALLPILRYPDPRLHTVAKPVKEVDDRIRQLADDMLETMRASDGVGLAATQVDVHERVIVMDTSETHDQPRVLINPEIIERSAEMMVGDEGCLSVPSIYDKVERHARVKVRALGRDGQPYEFEAEGLTAVCVQHEMDHLMGKVFVEYLSPLKRNRIKSKMLKKTREEER